In a single window of the Litorilituus sediminis genome:
- a CDS encoding ATP-binding protein codes for MFKNQLRHSLKLRLIVSAGLMIILLLPTIGVILSNVFETRLTRSVENELSAYSYSILAVAEVENGYLLMPEQLLENQFNISQSGLYALIKPIKTGEKTSKLLQEEHALWQSPSLLAVMNIPLLPQPEVGKNSFTTVQFEQQSYFVYSYSVSFNYLISENDSGELPFTVHIIKDKQPLDALVAQFQQQLILWLIILMVALMLIQAIWLKWTLKPLASLKHELAEIEQGKQDALSNSYPIEITPLTTQVNLLLKTEQAQRKRYRNALSDLAHSLKTPLAVIQSQQEDFTGNAEQLHIINQIIEHQLKRAQSAGDSSWHIGVQVAEVIKPLLNSLTKIYHDKAIRFDVQGDDEVIFKGDKADLFEILGNVLDNACKAAKTCVAVSILVEQHHLSFIIADDGAGITEQQAELIMSRGVRADTYQQGHGIGLAIVRDLLASYQGSITIGRSDKLGGAEFFIQFPYQHR; via the coding sequence ATGTTTAAAAACCAGTTAAGGCATTCATTAAAATTACGTTTAATCGTCAGCGCTGGTTTAATGATCATATTACTCTTGCCGACAATAGGCGTGATCCTGAGCAATGTCTTTGAAACAAGGTTAACTCGCAGTGTTGAAAATGAGTTAAGTGCTTATAGCTATTCTATTTTAGCGGTGGCTGAAGTTGAAAATGGTTACTTGTTGATGCCAGAGCAACTGTTAGAAAACCAATTTAATATCAGTCAATCGGGCCTTTATGCGCTGATTAAACCGATAAAAACTGGCGAAAAAACCTCTAAGCTCTTGCAAGAAGAGCATGCGCTTTGGCAATCTCCTTCTTTGCTTGCTGTAATGAATATACCTTTACTGCCGCAACCTGAGGTGGGCAAAAACAGTTTTACTACTGTACAGTTTGAGCAGCAAAGTTACTTTGTTTACAGCTATAGTGTGAGCTTCAATTACCTTATAAGTGAAAATGACAGTGGTGAATTGCCATTTACTGTACACATTATCAAAGATAAACAACCACTAGATGCCTTAGTTGCACAATTTCAGCAGCAATTGATATTGTGGCTGATTATTTTGATGGTGGCCTTAATGTTGATACAAGCCATTTGGCTAAAGTGGACGCTAAAGCCATTGGCAAGTTTAAAGCACGAGCTAGCTGAGATAGAGCAGGGCAAGCAAGATGCATTATCTAATAGTTACCCCATTGAAATAACACCGTTAACAACACAGGTTAATTTGCTATTAAAAACTGAGCAAGCTCAACGAAAACGCTATCGTAACGCGCTCTCTGATTTGGCGCATAGTCTAAAAACGCCACTTGCTGTTATTCAAAGTCAGCAAGAGGACTTCACTGGTAATGCTGAGCAATTACACATTATTAATCAAATCATTGAACATCAATTAAAGCGAGCACAAAGTGCTGGCGATTCTTCTTGGCACATAGGTGTTCAAGTGGCAGAAGTCATCAAGCCCTTGCTGAATAGTTTAACTAAAATTTATCATGACAAAGCAATACGCTTTGATGTTCAAGGAGATGACGAGGTTATTTTTAAGGGGGATAAAGCCGATTTGTTTGAGATTTTAGGTAATGTGCTAGATAACGCCTGTAAAGCAGCAAAAACCTGCGTTGCGGTGAGTATTTTAGTAGAACAACATCATTTGAGTTTTATCATTGCCGATGATGGCGCAGGCATAACTGAGCAACAGGCCGAGCTTATTATGAGTCGCGGTGTTAGAGCTGATACTTATCAACAAGGTCATGGTATTGGGCTTGCTATTGTCAGGGATTTGCTAGCGAGTTATCAAGGTTCGATTACCATTGGTCGCAGTGATAAATTAGGTGGCGCTGAGTTTTTCATTCAATTTCCTTATCAACATAGATAA
- a CDS encoding DUF3300 domain-containing protein, giving the protein MKTYIFTSLLLMMVTLSSVAFASDNSNNSQVSSPTTQAELQQILAPIALYPDALLTHILIASTYPLEVVQAHRWLEQNPDLDSEQHLSLVAKYQWDESIVALLAFPSVLQRLNDDLNWTQQLGEAFLADEALLLSSIQALRQQADDAGNLDKMANINVEREQAHIILTPVEKHIVYVPYYDTRIIYGRWHWRHYPPIFWAAPVGLHTSYYYHRHHHPFYWHTGIHIRHHFFFSSFHWHNRYVVIHHSRKPHYRHVTRYSKKSVSTGGSRWQHKKHHRRGVNYTNKALHKRYHSAKVSKGHQNTRQFTRVKSNLNKNKVHAIKHNNRVVKANTKTNKQTLVKQPHQRSVNKVPVRTKPSKQGTFNRSTSKQKHAVTHTKQKQTMVRKSQLRQNASKSVANTRTAQVNRSRSVNHSSKSQHRVQKHR; this is encoded by the coding sequence ATGAAAACATATATCTTTACTAGTCTGCTATTGATGATGGTAACGCTTAGCTCTGTGGCTTTTGCGTCAGATAATAGCAATAACAGTCAAGTATCATCGCCAACAACGCAAGCAGAGCTACAGCAAATACTTGCGCCTATTGCGTTATATCCAGATGCATTATTAACACATATCTTAATTGCTTCAACTTATCCGCTTGAAGTGGTGCAAGCGCACCGCTGGCTTGAGCAGAATCCCGATTTGGATTCAGAGCAACACTTATCTTTAGTAGCAAAATATCAGTGGGATGAAAGTATTGTTGCGCTGTTAGCCTTTCCATCAGTATTGCAGCGACTTAATGATGACTTGAATTGGACGCAACAATTAGGAGAAGCCTTTTTAGCTGATGAAGCTTTATTGCTATCAAGTATTCAAGCGCTGAGACAACAAGCAGACGATGCCGGTAACTTAGATAAAATGGCGAATATTAATGTCGAGCGTGAACAAGCGCATATTATTTTAACGCCTGTAGAAAAGCATATTGTTTATGTTCCATACTATGATACTCGCATTATTTATGGTCGTTGGCATTGGCGACATTATCCGCCAATATTTTGGGCTGCGCCAGTTGGCTTACATACCTCATATTATTATCACAGACACCATCACCCATTTTATTGGCACACAGGTATTCATATTCGTCATCATTTCTTTTTTAGTAGTTTTCACTGGCATAATCGCTATGTGGTTATACATCACTCAAGAAAACCTCATTACCGACATGTCACTCGCTATAGCAAGAAAAGCGTAAGTACTGGTGGCAGTCGATGGCAGCATAAAAAACATCATAGACGAGGTGTCAACTATACTAACAAGGCATTACATAAGCGCTACCACAGTGCTAAGGTAAGCAAAGGGCATCAAAACACTAGACAATTTACTCGGGTTAAATCAAACCTAAACAAAAATAAAGTGCATGCTATTAAGCATAATAATCGAGTAGTTAAAGCTAACACTAAAACCAATAAACAGACTTTAGTAAAACAACCCCATCAGCGAAGTGTCAACAAGGTGCCAGTAAGGACAAAACCTAGCAAACAGGGCACGTTTAATCGCAGTACTAGTAAGCAAAAACATGCTGTAACTCATACAAAGCAAAAGCAAACCATGGTGAGAAAAAGTCAGTTAAGACAAAACGCCAGTAAAAGTGTTGCCAATACGCGAACGGCTCAAGTTAACCGTAGTCGCTCTGTTAATCACAGCAGTAAAAGTCAGCATAGGGTGCAGAAGCATAGATAG
- a CDS encoding P-loop NTPase fold protein, translating into MLSRFINKHNLTDHFKDNALTYWHPLADEIVNWCQHQYQQHTPIFVGVNGCQGSGKSTLCQYLKQYLHNNYQLNVVCLSLDDFYLSSNERAKHGKSIHPLFATRGVPGTHNIPLLTHILNKLTALSERQELTLPQFDKLTDEPLAIDFCPKIAGKVDVVLFEGWCWGVAAQDDKQLTVPINRLEKHYDPLLVWRKTINQLLKQDYMPLYQQMHYWLMLKAPNFDCVYQWRLEQEQKMLTQYRAKSAKSLMTNKLLKAMSAEEVASFVEYFQRLTEHALIDLPPKMDKVFILNANREVIGVQSKTRKEQM; encoded by the coding sequence GTGTTAAGTCGATTTATTAACAAACATAATTTAACGGATCACTTTAAAGATAATGCATTAACTTATTGGCACCCTTTGGCTGACGAGATAGTCAATTGGTGTCAACATCAATATCAACAGCATACGCCTATTTTTGTTGGGGTAAATGGTTGTCAGGGCAGTGGTAAGTCAACCTTATGTCAATACTTAAAACAATACTTACACAATAACTATCAACTGAATGTGGTGTGCTTATCGCTTGATGATTTTTATTTATCATCTAACGAAAGAGCAAAGCATGGTAAAAGTATTCATCCGTTATTCGCCACCCGAGGCGTGCCGGGAACGCATAATATTCCATTGTTAACACATATCCTCAATAAACTAACTGCCTTATCTGAGCGCCAAGAATTAACCTTACCTCAATTTGACAAGTTAACTGATGAGCCGCTGGCGATAGATTTTTGCCCGAAAATAGCCGGTAAAGTAGACGTTGTGTTATTTGAAGGCTGGTGCTGGGGTGTTGCTGCACAAGATGATAAACAGTTAACTGTACCGATTAATCGTTTAGAAAAGCATTATGATCCGTTACTAGTTTGGCGAAAGACGATTAATCAATTATTAAAACAAGACTACATGCCGTTATATCAGCAGATGCATTATTGGCTGATGTTAAAAGCGCCAAACTTTGATTGTGTATATCAATGGCGTTTAGAGCAAGAGCAGAAAATGCTTACGCAGTATCGAGCTAAGTCAGCAAAATCATTAATGACCAACAAGTTGCTTAAAGCAATGTCGGCTGAAGAGGTTGCGAGTTTTGTTGAGTATTTTCAGCGGCTAACTGAACATGCATTGATTGATTTGCCACCTAAAATGGATAAGGTATTTATCTTAAATGCTAACAGGGAAGTGATTGGGGTACAGAGTAAAACGAGAAAAGAGCAAATGTAA
- a CDS encoding helix-turn-helix domain-containing protein: MSNPISDGIKSLRNQHKLTQTKLAELAGIPRATLANMESAQSNPSISLVVKVAQALGVSVDDLISKHPAAHVTEVERADMPVLHLDDGKFSSTKASPISTQNLQINDISMMPSCYCKGVPHPEGSHELFLCLDGIATVEVQGVKYQVEAGNLIYFHGHLPHCYGNEGVKPVHAVAVVYMA; encoded by the coding sequence ATGAGCAACCCAATTAGCGATGGCATTAAAAGCTTGCGTAACCAACATAAGTTGACGCAAACCAAATTAGCAGAGCTTGCGGGCATACCAAGAGCGACACTTGCCAATATGGAGAGTGCCCAATCAAATCCGAGTATTAGTTTAGTGGTTAAAGTGGCGCAGGCTTTAGGGGTAAGTGTGGATGATCTTATCAGTAAGCATCCCGCTGCGCATGTAACTGAAGTTGAACGGGCTGATATGCCTGTACTGCACTTAGATGATGGTAAATTCTCTAGCACTAAAGCAAGCCCAATTAGTACGCAAAATTTACAAATCAACGATATCAGTATGATGCCGTCATGTTATTGCAAAGGCGTGCCTCACCCTGAAGGCAGTCATGAGTTATTTCTTTGTTTAGATGGTATCGCAACGGTTGAAGTGCAAGGTGTGAAATATCAAGTTGAAGCAGGCAACCTTATTTATTTTCACGGTCATCTGCCGCATTGTTATGGTAATGAAGGGGTTAAGCCTGTACATGCGGTTGCCGTTGTTTATATGGCTTAA
- a CDS encoding questin oxidase family protein, translating into MEEITQLNSLLEKVARYQPSYGGGLATHLPMVLIALNKLSAPNAKLVETFHNSVDNLEVIGSLDKVDMVANIESELGNSKSFKRYLKYFQHQLAQNTIKAVLEKSLPILISGIAASAFHGLIRLAYALEANSRSEIAIALAYWSAEYQPFELLEETTSERLADILTRLAPLGEHYDFSPGIIVNRMNEIAELLKSHRSVIQPAAIDLETLQQFALKSFYLSDDFTLLHTVTGCHAFSIILPFLKNEELALRQLWKAILVAYLSTGLGFKDEKLNIPACDVDFEQLRSNALQSKDSHIIKLVYSCRAEYQKSNKPLYYLVAKRAVFAHLG; encoded by the coding sequence ATGGAAGAAATAACACAGTTAAATTCATTGCTTGAAAAAGTTGCTCGCTATCAGCCCTCATATGGCGGCGGACTAGCCACTCATCTGCCCATGGTGCTAATCGCTTTAAATAAATTGTCTGCCCCCAATGCGAAGCTGGTAGAAACATTCCATAACAGTGTCGATAATTTAGAAGTTATCGGTAGCCTAGATAAGGTTGATATGGTGGCAAATATTGAAAGTGAATTAGGCAATAGCAAGAGCTTTAAACGCTACTTAAAGTATTTTCAACATCAATTAGCACAAAACACTATCAAAGCGGTGCTTGAAAAGTCACTGCCAATTTTGATTTCAGGCATAGCAGCATCGGCATTTCATGGCTTGATCAGATTAGCTTATGCCCTTGAAGCAAACAGTCGAAGTGAAATTGCTATTGCCCTTGCATATTGGAGTGCAGAATATCAGCCGTTTGAGTTGCTTGAGGAGACAACTAGCGAAAGGTTAGCAGATATTTTGACTCGATTAGCTCCGCTTGGGGAGCACTATGATTTTTCGCCGGGTATTATTGTTAACAGAATGAATGAAATAGCTGAGTTATTAAAAAGTCATCGCTCGGTTATACAACCTGCAGCTATTGATTTAGAAACCTTGCAGCAGTTTGCTTTAAAATCATTTTATTTATCGGATGATTTTACATTGTTACATACAGTAACGGGGTGTCATGCCTTTTCAATTATTCTCCCTTTTCTTAAGAACGAAGAGCTCGCACTACGACAGCTGTGGAAAGCTATACTCGTCGCTTATTTAAGCACTGGCCTTGGCTTTAAAGATGAAAAACTTAACATACCAGCATGTGATGTAGACTTTGAGCAACTGAGAAGCAATGCATTACAATCAAAAGACTCTCATATAATAAAACTGGTTTATAGTTGTCGAGCAGAGTATCAAAAGAGTAATAAGCCATTGTATTACTTAGTCGCCAAACGTGCTGTTTTTGCTCATCTTGGCTAA
- the pdsS gene encoding proteobacterial dedicated sortase system histidine kinase, with amino-acid sequence MSSFKLRFGLRAKLLLLSSFLFIIPWFGYQYVWEMEKYLRYGQEQTLVGTARALATALHERPNLFNNQASFLPSVEQGKDLYGYQLKEAIQLDGLIHDWPTKEHSQHYYGNDNILFSKSNNLDGNLAASLNFTASLGKYDKYLYLFFKVNDNHTIFRGANARSITHNDHMQLSFINNRGQFRRFIVSNKQAGWLSAFELIPSEQANKDTLIPQPMIQGHWLLTPTGYNIEMRIPLKAVGDKIAFAFNDVDEENGEVLSQIGSANPQSASTLGTILVPSPEIERIVNGMRHTNSSIWVVDHHHRVLASAGSLKTASGFWQSSKISEQPLISSKYWQQFKNSVLLPLYYKILTKPPTDFIDKLYDAQHLTGDHIVSALSGHAKSQWRLTTDQQALVLSAAYPIFINNNVKGAVIVEETTNGIRTLRNQALEKLFTIILAIMLLGALTFVFFASRITSRIRQLSSQAEQAIDEHGRIKSDIAISKTNDEIGDLSRSFARAIKRLQQYNHYLENMSARLSHELRTPIAVVKTSLENLSLQQNQASENLYIERAQTGINTLNEILSNMSEATRLEQMLVNTEKSAVDIIKLIQGCCQGYQHIYPKHHIELVTDNSLPDDCTITGSAEHIVQLLDKVVGNAVEFSEDNKVTVTVSLKGKYIVMQIINNGIHLPEQMLTSLFDSMVSIRPNKKQTQPHLGLGLYIARLICQFHLGEIRADNNYQPDGVTITISLPIAKQ; translated from the coding sequence ATGTCGTCGTTTAAATTACGTTTTGGTCTTAGAGCGAAATTATTATTACTTTCAAGCTTTCTCTTTATTATTCCTTGGTTTGGCTATCAGTATGTATGGGAAATGGAAAAATATTTACGCTATGGCCAAGAACAAACCTTAGTCGGCACAGCAAGAGCGTTAGCAACAGCGCTGCATGAACGCCCTAATCTGTTTAATAATCAAGCGAGTTTTTTACCGAGCGTTGAACAAGGTAAAGATCTCTACGGTTATCAGCTTAAAGAAGCAATCCAATTAGATGGTTTAATTCACGACTGGCCGACAAAAGAACATAGTCAACACTATTATGGCAACGACAATATACTATTTAGTAAAAGCAATAACTTAGATGGTAACTTAGCAGCTAGCTTAAACTTTACTGCCAGTTTAGGTAAGTATGACAAATACTTATACTTGTTCTTTAAAGTTAATGACAACCACACCATTTTTCGTGGCGCAAACGCAAGAAGCATAACCCATAACGATCATATGCAATTATCCTTTATTAATAATCGTGGTCAATTTAGGCGCTTTATTGTCAGTAATAAGCAGGCTGGCTGGCTATCCGCTTTTGAGCTCATCCCCTCAGAGCAAGCAAATAAAGACACCCTGATACCACAGCCTATGATACAAGGACATTGGCTATTAACACCCACAGGTTACAATATTGAAATGCGTATCCCGTTAAAAGCCGTTGGCGATAAAATCGCTTTTGCTTTTAATGATGTCGATGAGGAAAATGGCGAAGTTCTCAGTCAAATTGGCTCAGCCAACCCACAAAGTGCTAGTACTTTGGGCACTATTTTGGTGCCTTCACCCGAGATTGAACGTATTGTTAATGGTATGCGCCATACCAACTCAAGTATTTGGGTTGTTGATCACCACCACCGCGTATTAGCCAGTGCCGGCTCGCTAAAAACGGCAAGTGGCTTTTGGCAATCAAGTAAAATATCAGAGCAACCACTTATTTCCAGTAAATACTGGCAGCAGTTTAAAAACTCAGTGCTGTTGCCCTTGTATTACAAAATACTGACTAAGCCACCTACTGATTTTATAGATAAACTCTATGATGCTCAGCATTTAACTGGCGATCATATTGTTAGTGCCCTTTCTGGGCATGCAAAATCACAATGGCGCTTAACGACAGATCAACAGGCATTAGTTTTATCTGCAGCCTACCCTATTTTTATTAACAATAATGTTAAAGGCGCAGTAATTGTAGAAGAAACAACAAACGGTATTCGCACCTTACGCAATCAAGCTTTAGAGAAACTATTTACTATCATACTGGCAATAATGTTACTTGGCGCGTTAACCTTTGTCTTTTTCGCCAGTAGGATCACCAGCAGAATTAGACAACTAAGCAGCCAAGCTGAACAAGCTATTGATGAACATGGTCGCATCAAGTCTGATATTGCTATCTCTAAAACCAACGATGAAATCGGTGATTTATCTCGCAGCTTTGCTCGGGCAATCAAGCGATTGCAACAATATAATCACTACCTAGAAAATATGTCAGCACGGTTATCGCATGAGCTAAGAACGCCCATTGCTGTAGTCAAAACTTCATTAGAAAATTTATCGTTACAGCAAAATCAAGCTTCAGAGAACCTCTATATTGAACGAGCACAAACAGGTATTAACACCTTAAACGAAATATTATCCAATATGAGTGAAGCGACTCGCCTTGAGCAAATGCTAGTGAATACAGAAAAAAGTGCCGTAGACATTATTAAGCTTATTCAAGGTTGCTGCCAAGGTTATCAACATATCTATCCAAAACATCATATCGAATTAGTGACTGATAATAGCTTACCCGATGATTGCACCATAACTGGCTCTGCTGAACATATAGTGCAGCTTTTAGATAAAGTCGTAGGTAATGCTGTAGAATTTAGTGAAGATAACAAGGTTACGGTTACCGTCTCTCTTAAAGGAAAGTACATTGTCATGCAAATTATCAATAATGGCATTCACTTACCTGAGCAAATGCTAACCAGCTTATTTGACTCTATGGTTTCTATCCGGCCAAATAAAAAGCAAACACAGCCTCATTTAGGCTTAGGACTTTATATCGCTCGCTTAATTTGCCAATTTCATTTAGGGGAGATTCGCGCAGATAATAATTATCAACCCGATGGCGTAACCATCACCATTAGCTTACCCATTGCCAAACAATAA
- the pdsR gene encoding proteobacterial dedicated sortase system response regulator produces the protein MSKRIAIVEDEAAIRENYADVLRSQGYQVQTYANRASATQAFNLRLPNLVILDIGLDDEYDGGFTLCQQLRNLSATLPIIFLTARDNDFDTVSGLRIGADDYLTKDISLPHLTARISALFRREDALKKPIDTDHILNTGDLTIDSQRMTITWQQKTIDLTVTEFWLVHALAKHPGHVKNRNQLMTDSKIYVDDSTITSHIKRIRKKFLSLDDNFDCIETVYGMGYRWNTH, from the coding sequence ATGAGCAAAAGAATTGCAATTGTTGAAGATGAGGCAGCCATCAGAGAAAATTATGCTGACGTACTTCGCAGTCAAGGTTATCAAGTACAAACCTATGCAAACAGAGCAAGCGCTACACAAGCATTTAATCTAAGATTACCAAACTTAGTTATTTTAGATATCGGCCTTGATGATGAATATGACGGTGGCTTTACCCTATGTCAGCAGCTTAGAAACTTATCTGCAACATTACCTATTATCTTTCTAACCGCCAGAGATAATGACTTTGATACAGTATCAGGTCTTAGAATTGGTGCTGATGACTATTTAACTAAAGATATTAGTTTGCCGCATTTAACTGCACGTATATCAGCCCTATTTCGCCGAGAAGATGCCCTTAAAAAGCCAATAGACACCGACCATATATTAAACACAGGAGATTTAACAATAGACAGCCAGCGTATGACAATTACCTGGCAACAAAAAACCATTGATCTTACCGTAACTGAATTTTGGTTAGTCCATGCTTTAGCTAAACACCCGGGCCATGTGAAAAACCGCAATCAACTAATGACTGATTCAAAAATTTATGTTGACGACAGTACCATCACTTCACACATCAAACGCATAAGAAAGAAATTTCTCTCTTTAGATGACAACTTCGACTGTATTGAAACAGTATATGGTATGGGCTATCGCTGGAACACTCATTAG
- the pdsO gene encoding sortase-associated OmpA-like protein PdsO, with protein MKNLSSKKVMLSAVLMSTLAGAPILATAGETTKAMPTAQELHQQQQDVENIGFGSGLLVGAVVAGPIGAFVGGIAGNFIAKHINAKDEVELLTENLAYVKESHLEQVSEYESKLARTEQELQTQLSMLEHNERLSEQLQAENLLMSLQFSTGSSDIAAHYQEQISALAQILNNAPDMKIDLSGYTDLAGEEEQNQSLSQARVASVKTLLMAQGVDEQQIQTFAYGEKSPVVANSEREVSFYDRRVVLKLHKPNSQMAQRN; from the coding sequence ATGAAAAACTTAAGTTCTAAAAAAGTAATGCTTTCAGCGGTATTAATGTCAACACTAGCTGGTGCGCCTATATTGGCGACAGCAGGTGAAACCACGAAGGCTATGCCAACGGCACAAGAGCTACATCAACAGCAACAAGATGTGGAAAATATTGGTTTTGGTAGTGGTTTGCTTGTTGGTGCTGTGGTTGCAGGGCCAATAGGCGCGTTTGTTGGCGGTATTGCGGGTAATTTTATTGCCAAGCACATTAATGCCAAAGATGAGGTTGAGCTATTAACTGAAAATTTAGCTTATGTAAAAGAAAGCCACCTTGAGCAGGTGAGTGAATATGAAAGTAAATTAGCTCGAACTGAGCAAGAGCTGCAAACCCAACTCAGTATGCTTGAGCATAATGAACGTCTATCTGAGCAATTACAAGCAGAAAACTTGCTGATGAGTTTACAGTTTTCAACAGGTTCCAGTGATATTGCCGCCCATTATCAAGAACAAATTTCTGCTTTAGCCCAGATATTAAATAATGCACCAGACATGAAAATCGATTTATCTGGTTATACGGATCTAGCTGGAGAAGAAGAACAGAATCAGTCGTTATCGCAAGCGCGGGTCGCATCGGTTAAAACTTTGTTAATGGCTCAGGGGGTAGACGAGCAACAAATTCAAACCTTTGCTTATGGCGAAAAATCTCCCGTGGTCGCAAATAGTGAACGCGAAGTGAGCTTTTATGATCGCAGGGTAGTGTTGAAATTGCATAAGCCTAATAGTCAGATGGCGCAACGTAATTAG
- a CDS encoding tetratricopeptide repeat protein: MPQAAIRQYEEDELLPEGEISQQESVEQLDVIDEISDENQEVKQTVTQDESGTCQGEYYHYTVDKSDPDPWLKKHRFKILTVVLLLVAAAVGNWLYEKNKLHEQTKAYVASPVIGDLYYLDFRLIQDNLRPSEKFRMAKVTDITGDIVTVKYSSYFYLQEHELNEAIRYGQLRFGRFFQERRHDFKIATLESMIESGAIVLARRPEGNMLDGNVVIPDKQFANKNSLFIPGKKENAAGMELLKLGGVVNDEQAYKQFSKSAAQGYAPGLVNLAQLYLTGKGVSEDKYEALAILKQAALQAHEPAVLKYSIICKQLESCQIEDFYQELVRSGVNIKFSETAAPANIK; the protein is encoded by the coding sequence ATGCCACAAGCAGCAATTCGCCAATATGAGGAAGACGAACTTTTGCCAGAAGGTGAAATAAGTCAGCAAGAATCGGTTGAACAGTTAGATGTTATTGACGAAATCTCTGATGAAAATCAAGAGGTTAAACAAACTGTAACTCAAGATGAATCAGGCACATGTCAAGGGGAGTACTATCACTATACGGTTGATAAGTCAGACCCAGATCCATGGTTAAAAAAGCATAGATTCAAAATTCTTACAGTTGTGTTATTACTCGTGGCTGCAGCCGTAGGTAATTGGCTTTATGAAAAAAATAAATTACACGAGCAAACAAAAGCTTATGTAGCTTCACCTGTTATTGGTGATTTGTATTATCTTGATTTTCGTTTAATACAAGATAATTTACGTCCGTCAGAAAAATTTAGAATGGCGAAAGTAACTGATATCACCGGTGACATTGTTACGGTGAAATACAGTAGCTATTTCTATTTACAAGAGCATGAGCTAAATGAAGCGATTCGCTATGGTCAGTTGCGTTTTGGTCGTTTTTTCCAAGAAAGAAGACATGACTTTAAAATTGCTACGCTTGAAAGCATGATCGAAAGCGGTGCTATTGTTTTAGCAAGACGTCCGGAAGGAAATATGCTTGACGGTAATGTCGTTATTCCAGATAAACAATTTGCTAATAAGAATAGCTTGTTTATTCCTGGTAAAAAAGAAAATGCTGCCGGTATGGAACTACTTAAGCTGGGTGGTGTAGTAAATGATGAGCAAGCTTATAAGCAATTTTCAAAATCAGCGGCACAAGGTTATGCGCCAGGTTTAGTTAATTTAGCTCAGCTGTATCTCACGGGTAAAGGGGTAAGTGAAGATAAATACGAAGCACTTGCGATATTGAAACAAGCAGCTTTACAAGCACACGAACCTGCAGTACTTAAATATTCAATTATCTGTAAGCAATTAGAATCGTGCCAAATTGAAGATTTCTATCAAGAGTTAGTACGTTCAGGTGTTAATATTAAGTTCTCAGAAACAGCTGCGCCTGCGAATATAAAATAA